The genomic stretch ACCatgcataaaatataaataaatgcctcataaatattaaacatattttttttatacattaataatttttacactgaatgaaatatattttataataaaaaaaaaaatcattaattaaaataatatttatatactttGAGATTAAGGTTAATGATATTGTAAATGATGTTATCcagtattatattttcaaatttatattttatttattcaacAAAGTTAATAACATTTGTCtatcccccccaaaaaatgttatttttattagcaTGTATGAGCGTGAATATCATAATCATGATAAGAATATATAACTAATTTTGTGCTagatttaaatttttacattaatttttcgttattatacatattatttaattatagtgtttttaatataaatatatatataattactttgatttgaaattatttttacatttatatttaatgactattaatttttattaaataatgtcacatattttttattattttttctttttctttcatatttCATAGAGAATTGACATAATTTTAtcaacattatttttataataaaaattcttttaaatgttATAACGCACATattaacataatttattatacttataataataatatacaaaaatcgctattcaaatattttaatgtgcGCTAAATGTTCTTTTAGAGAAACGAAAATTCTCTGAAATATAATTGATAAAACAATAGATATATGAACAGTAaacgtttaaaaatatattattttttaaattattctaAAAATGTCATCGAGACATAgaattacatatttttcagtAATTTCCATTTGAATTTACTCTTATGAATTATTTGATgttatgatatattttaatacatGTTTTTACATAAAGATATCTAAACAAAATGTAGAGagaacaaatatttatgtacacatattatttactttttatgtagGAATTATTCGGGAGATCTTCAAAAGAATTGGACTCAGAAAGATTTTATGATGCTATGGATATGGAATCTGATGACTTACAGGATTATCGTAGATGTAATACTATAAACGTAGTAAAAACGCAATATAAAACGTTAAATAGAAAGGAAAgacaaataatatataaagtgATAggagaaatgataaaaatttgtaaaaggaTCCTAAGATATTTAgataaaaattcattatcGGATATTTTAAATCCTAAATACGATGAGTGTAttctattaaattattgggtATATAGTAGattatttgatatttttcGTTCTAATGAAGGTCGTGTTATTAATAGTCCTTTTGCCGCACTACAACGGATATGGCATGAATTTATTGATACACGACTAAATCGCCCTCTCTATAAAACATGTTTGCCAGACAGTGTTACTTTTATGCATAGAGACTGGAAGTATAGAAAAGAATTGTACGATTATTATGTCGATTATGATTATCTTTTACGTATGGCTAAAAACTATATTAACAAAGAATGCACATAtcttaataaaattaaagatatGCTTTCATTATACAAATCCTTTGAGGAGGTATGTAAAACGCGAGCAGACATTTGTCCAAAGGTCTTTTATAAAttcaacaaaaatgatattgAGTCTGCGATAAAAAGTTTAACATgtgatgataaaattatagGTACAAGTAGAACAACTTCAGAGGAAATTTCTTCGCTTCAAGTTACAGACTCCTTAGAAGTGCATCCACTACGTGCAGAAGATATTGAAGATGACGATATAGGTGATTTTACAGTCGAATTTGATACCCATTTAGATAGTGAAAATTCCGGAATAGGAACAAAAGTTACCAATTCAATTCTTGGAGCAGCACCAGTTTTATTAACTGGCACTGTGTTATACagagtatgtatatattttgtcaacatatatcattatagtaCAAACTTGTGAAACCATttctttacatatataacaataataagtaaatgtattacatatctatatttttattttgtacatacaAGTTCACACCCTTAGGTCCCTGGATCCGTGGGCTCTTTGGAGACACAACAAATAGTAAGAATACCATGGATGCACTTGCATCTTATACACAAGAAACAAGCGATATGTTTTCTGAAAACACAGCAAACTATATATCTTATCAAactatataaattttattattagaaaataacaatattaattgagttatttatataattctaATATTCGCATATATTTAATGGATGTCTTATTaatcacataaaaaaaaggggaaaaagaactagaa from Plasmodium cynomolgi strain B DNA, scaffold: 0091, whole genome shotgun sequence encodes the following:
- a CDS encoding hypothetical protein (putative), whose product is MSSRHRITYFSELFGRSSKELDSERFYDAMDMESDDLQDYRRCNTINVVKTQYKTLNRKERQIIYKVIGEMIKICKRILRYLDKNSLSDILNPKYDECILLNYWVYSRLFDIFRSNEGRVINSPFAALQRIWHEFIDTRLNRPLYKTCLPDSVTFMHRDWKYRKELYDYYVDYDYLLRMAKNYINKECTYLNKIKDMLSLYKSFEEVCKTRADICPKVFYKFNKNDIESAIKSLTCDDKIIGTSRTTSEEISSLQVTDSLEVHPLRAEDIEDDDIGDFTVEFDTHLDSENSGIGTKVTNSILGAAPVLLTGTVLYRVCIYFVNIYHYSTNL